One Osmia lignaria lignaria isolate PbOS001 chromosome 4, iyOsmLign1, whole genome shotgun sequence genomic window, ATGTATAGTTAGAGGAAAAGATATAGTGTAAtagcaattttgtaaaatggtATTCAAACGAAATAATGGTCCTAGGAAACCATGAAATCATCTATCCAAAAAAGGGGTTAACATAAGACATTGTTTAATTTATAGCCACGCTATATCACTTCCTCCGGTTATACCTCAGATCATACAGAATGATTCCGTcgtttttatttcgtacaaagtCGTTCacgttataataaaatttgaatgacTAGATCGTACGAGAAAACGCGATTATCGCGTTTCAATTCTACTTGTAGCAATTCCTATAGTCTGCAGAGGAGAttcgaaaaaaagagaaaaggtatCTAAAGACCAACGTTCGTACATTGAAACGTTGACAAGATTTTAAGCGAATTGTAAATAGCTTCGAACGTGCATTAATTCTTAACGTTCTTGTAATATTTACATAATGAAACTTATGTACAGATAAATGATTAACtattgattttttcttttttacaaaaattctgATCATTGGTAGAAGATCGTCTCGTTTGGACGCAAATTCTTACATTTGGCAACGATCTGGCTAcagaaattcctttttttttctttacataataACGAATCCGACTAATCAGTATTTACAATTAGTTAACGGTTCGCGTTCGTGTGCACAGATGATGAAACACTGTATCATGGTGTATGTACAAAAGAGATTTATGCAATTTCTCGTGATTATTATACGAATTATGCTATGATCACAGAAGAAACCAGAGCAGTATTTCAAACGCGACTTAACAATTAATTGCAATCGGTGATTACTATCACGCACAATGTGTAATATCGCGTATCTAGCATCTTTATGGTCTCGTGTGATAACAATTTTCGAAATCATTTTTCTCGTCTAGACAAGACAAAATTATTTCGACGCTTGATAGCACAATTTACACAATTTTTAATCAACTTGGAGTCTTACCCTTCTAACCCAACAGTAATATTTCGTTGCATATCAATCGttataattttcaagatataagGTTGAATCATGTTTTTTCCAATTTTAGTCatgtcaaatttcaaaatttcaaaataattatataaatcaaCATTTACCCAGGGTACGAAAATTTTTCTATCGTAATGACTTCGGGTCGAAGGGGTTAAATATCAACGTACAGCATGATATTCAGCTCGAAGTATGTTCAGTcgtatttacaaaatattattcagATATTCTCTTCAAACTATTACGGGCTTCTTCGAAATTGGCTTCAGATTCGCGGACAACATGTCTGCTTCCACTGTGGCTATCTGCTATAAGGGAACATCGCTCTGATTTACTGGTCCGTTTTCTATTCTCGCGTTGTTGTTTAATTGTTTCGTTGTGGCGGTGTTTTCGTTCGAATCTTTGCTCGAGACGATCGCACTCGACTCTTCGTTGTTACCGGAAGTTTGGGTCGAGCGTGAGACTACCGTTGGTGGTGGCTTTCCGTTCTTCTGATCTTTCACTTCCAGCTCGTAGTCTGTGAAACAGAAACGCTTTGCTATTCGGAAGGgttaattagaaaatagaatttcctGTTTGATGAGAATAGGTGCAAAGGCTTTATACATTTTTGTGCGGCATTAACTTCGTCAAGAAAATGTTTCAAACAGATGTTTGCCTGCAGCACCTCTTCGTAGATTAGAAACGTCAAATTGTCAGTTTTTGTCgggcgtttaattaaaattcgtgaGAAACACGCTGGTTAATTAAGTTCAATTAAAAAGCGTACTGAATAGGATTATTGGTGTAACTAGAATTTATATAACAGTGTCaacaattttggaattttagaattttagaatttattgGTTCTAGGATTAAATCATTTGCATTAGGTCACTTACATTCACTTTGAGTCGAACAATCAATGGTAGTGATAATATGCTTCTTAACAGCTTTATTTTGATCACACGTAGCTGCTGTTAAAGTTATCGGTGCTATCATACTGGAAGCATTGGTAGCAGTAACAGCTGAACTTTTCGTGGTGCTATATCTGGCTGGCATCATACTTTGTCGTACGTTCCTCTCTGGTCGAATTAAAATGATGTATAACTATTgacaaaaaaataaagaaaaattagaaattcaatttttccctTGTTAGAAATTTTCATTGAGGAAATTACCTTTGGACTGAAGAGACATGCTATAGTAACCGAGGCTGAGAGACTTATAGTTACTGACATTGAGGTGATTCTTAGAGCAACGTTGTTTCCTGTACCGAAATACAGTGGCACGAAAGCTAGCCATATGACACACGTGGTGTACATTGTGAAACCTAgacaaaaatgaataatttattatcaaaaagcaagttatgaaattttatacttTACTGATAAAATCCTTCTCTATGGAAAAATATTACATGCTTCCTCGTACTTCAAGTACGTTTAGTTCAAAATCGAAATGCCTTCAGCATAATAGAAACCTTCGAAAATTTCGACAAAAGTTTTGCTCACCGATATGTTTGCTCTCGTTGAATGCCTCGGGGATTTTTCTCGTAAGCACTGCGTATACTGTGCATACAACGATCAACATGATCGGATATGCAAAGGCGATCATGTAACTGGCATCCACGTAGCTGTTGCAGACCAGCAAATTGTCTTCTCTGGTAGGGTAATGGTGCATCGCTCTAGCCGGGTCAATAATCATCCACACCCCGTTAATTAGGATCTGGACGAACACTAATCCCGAGCAAATGATCAATTGCGACCTCGGTGATATGAAAGATGGTCTCTTTGCGCTGTGCTTGCTCGCGTTAAAGATTCTTGATATTCGATTTGTCTTCGTTAAAAGAGCAGCGTAGACGACGGTGAAACAGAAACCTGCAGCAAATCTGTtacaaaaatttgaagaaaaagaaaattactttttattaataatcctTGGATCTGTAATTTTCAATTCCTTCGTACTCATCAGGAATTTATGATTCATTTCGAATCAGCCTTAACAGAAAATAGTGATACACAGTTGGGGGACGTTTAAGAGATGGGAAGCAGGTGCAACGTTACGTCTAATGGATTCGTCGTTCCGctttatattcttcttttgaTTCCCTGTAATTGAATCGTCCGTAATTCACTTCCCGATGAAATTTCGTCCCCGACTTTATCAGCTTTGCGTCGATCGATCATGCACTGTGTTACCACTTAATATCCTCACAGTCGGGGTCGTCTCGTTTCGCGGGGAAATTGGATTTTCCTGGCGAACCCTCCACCGCTGTGTGCAACTCTCCGAAGAAAAATAGGGAGTACACCGTGTTGCGTGCCTTTCATCTCTTACCTTTGAATACAGCAAACGATGTCCGTAGGTCTCAGGACAAGGGCAAACGTAACCAGATAACAGAACAGAATTCCGGACAACAGGACGTAGGACAATTCGCGACCGGATGCACGGACCACCGGGGTGTCGTTGTGCTTCAGGAACACTCCGCCGACGAACATAGTTATctgtgtttaaaatatttttaaaatatagatTAGGATCGTTCGGATATTTGAttgactttttttcttttattaaagaaCTCCGAATAGTTGAAAAGGAACAGAATGTTCTTTCGAGTTTTTACGAGCTATCTTAGCAGCGAAACGTTCAGATCGATAATGCAGTTGCTTTTTGTGGCAGCGGCAAGCAATTTCGTCCCTCGTCGGGGGTGATTTTATGTTTCACGGTCGAAATTATTACGGGATCATTATGTAGTTAAAGTGTAATCGTTTCATCGCGAGTACTCATTACACGTTACAATATGTCTATTTTCAGAAAAACCGAGGTGTATTGGATACCTTCTGTTAAATTACGCtgttaacaatttcaaaatacATTTCTTTCTCTTGCGTAACAATGTAAGCGTTGCAATAAGAGATGTTtctctttaatttcatttcctgAAAAGAGAGATATTTACCATGATTCCTACTGCAGAAAAGGACATTGCTCCTATTGCCCAACCGCTTTCTGGTCGTAGAAATTCTTCAGGGATATCACGGCAAGTAGAATGAGTTTCATCTGGTACGGTGCCTTGACGACAGGGAATGCATTGAGTCTCGTCTTTCGGATGTCGTATCTGTATGAAACACGTTCAAAATTCACAAAAAAATTGCTTCAGGTGTTGGGTTTATAAAGGaagaatatttaaagaaaaaattcatttcatattttctgaAAACCAACCCTTTGTGAAAACaacaaaagaaatgaaaaattgattattttattatacagaaGAAACATCGTGATTCTATTTAAATGATGTTTACTGTGTTCAAACACTCGTCTCACGCGATCTGTCTAAAAAAGAATATTGATTTAAAGATACAGTACATAGAAATTGCAGAATCTTCGACTTACGAAttcttgaattaaaaataaataaatgtgaaatccaatttcgttcggttgttctttttagaattattttaacaaaattgtcACGAAGTGATAATTTCGTTTCGAAATCGGAAGCTCGACTTTCTACCGCGTGTTCGTCCAATAAAGATCAATATTTCTACGGCAATTTAATATCGAGCCCTCGTGTTGTACCATAAAATATTATCGAATTGCTCGTAataaaatagagaaagagaaaagaaaaggtcgATTTTCTGGCGATGGATTTGCCTggcgaaaaatattttccaaccgGAACCGATCGAACGATCGCTATTCGAACGCGATCACAAACCTGATATTGAGTACAGTTGAAGCAGTGCCAACAGCATCTCTCGCCTTCAACGTATTTCTTTGCTTGGCCGACTTCGCAGGGCAGAGAGCATACACTTTCGGGCGGCTGAGGATGTCCAAGTTTAAATTGGATATCTGCTAGGAATATGCGAGTAGGTGACATCCAATTTTACGAAAAACGCTCGGTTTAGTGTAAAACCCTCTTACCGGACATATTCAACCGTAATTCACCCTCCAGATATTTACCGACTCGTATCCACTTATACTTGCCGGGTTGAACTTGTTTGAAGTGTATTATATTGTATCTGGCCGGCCCATCCCCGTTCTTGTCAAATTTGAACTTGTCTCCGCTTAGACcttgcaattttcatttaaattaaataaattttattgttatattttcaaaatcgaCGAAGGtagataaattttgaaatatcagTTTACCTTCGAAATCCACTTTTCTAAGGtactttaaaagttccgtgccTTTGGTTGGTTTCATAGAGTCGCAAAGTCCCGGTTTACCGAGGCAAAGATCTCTATGCATGTCTCTGAGAGTGAAATGAAAGTTAATATTTAGTTACTACGAATACAATCATATAGCGACGCTATGTCGTACCGGAAAGCATACGCAAACGCCATAACTGCATCAGAAACGAACTGCAGTTGATCCTCGAATGCAGTATCCTGTTTAGTTAGACGCTCCTTGGTTGTACACGGTTTCGTGTACTTTTGATTGTACGGAGTTCTGGATGCGTTCGGGTATCTACATTGGAAATGATCCTCCCAAAATTCTGAAACCGTTCATGACAAATGTATGGAACTTTGGATATTAATGgaatcaaatgaaatttaacaaTAAGCCGACCTCGCAACGTACAGTTGGCGGTTTCAGAAGTTCGGATTAACAAAGTTGAACAGATGCCCGCGTGTTACAGTCATTTCCCTTACCAACGAACCACGGATTCCTTCGGTTGTTCTCGACGGTCAGATTCAGAAAGTACTCTTCGAAACCCTTGACAGGATTGGCTTGGGGTTGAACCGATAGTGTACCCTCCACTTCCGCCTCGTTGCCGTTACTAACTAACCCCCTGGCACTCCATCCGTCGCTACCGATCCACGAAAACGCACCGGTTGCATTGCAACGTCTAACCGCTCTCATAACTCCGGCAACTTCTTGATCCGACCCGAATATGATACATCCTGAACAGAGAAACAATGAAAATTGTAGAACGCTTCGGGGATGATTCtccttttcgtttcatttccagTCGCCTCGTGGTACCTGTTTATGACTACTAGTGattctaataaattaattcaagaataattataaaattaatttttcgaaatatagaaaatgataaattattctgTTAAAGTCATCTTAACGAGGAATCTTCAAACGAAGTTCCTTTACTTTCGACGCGTTTTACAGAGGAACATTCCATTTTCCAAGCAAGGAAATAGCCTGTTAAGTCGAATGATTACTTTTCTTCGTCTAATTTCCGACTGGTGAAAAATTACATCGAGCACAAAGCGATGTACCGTTCCATTTACTTCATGGATAATCGCAAACTTACTCATCCGAAGTgctttaaaatgataccagggGTCAAACCCGGCAGCAGAAGAAACTTCATTGTTGCCTGAAATCTGAAGGTACACAGAGAGAACAGAGAGGaatggaatttaatttaatgcaaTTGTTGTGCACTTCCTTTTCGACGTCTTTAATACTATCTCTTGTCGAGTCATAAAGACCGAGAgctcttaattaatttttctggaGAAATGAATTCATCGAGACTCTGCAATTCAAGGACGGTGAAGGTTTAATGTAACCAAGAATTTTCTTATTCGCTTGAAATTgtgatgaaaaattttattaaaaattccatgTATTCCCAAAAGGTGCTCGGTGTGATAAACGATCagaataattctttattttgaCATATATACACTTCGAAACATTTTCGTTGTCTTTGATGAAGACTGATGGACAAGGAATTCCATAGATCTACGATAAAGATTCGACATTCTCGTTCTAAACCCAGTTAAAGTCTCGACCTTTTCAACCAACGAAGTACTCGTAAAACGACTCATTGTTCGTTGCTGGGATATTCCTGTGGGAAGCTAGATTACGCGGGACTTCATCAAGGACTGGTGCACCGTATAAAATGGAACGTACGGTCGAGAATACGGAAGAAAAATGGTTGGATAAGAGTAGAACACGGTTCAATTTGCATGAAAAGGGTCTCTTCTTATCGAACACAAAAGTAAACCGTCTAACGTCTAATAAATTCTATAGGAACACATAAAAATGGAGTTTTCTTTATGAAACAAAGACTATTGCAAAATCTTTGTTTAGTATTGTATCAGGGTCGGTCTTAGAAATTTTTCACCCTGTTCAATAAAATcatggcaaaattttaaagtttcagaattctaaaattctaaaattctagaattctaaaatgTCTAAAGAACTAATTTAGTCGTCCCATGCAAAGTCACTCCTGTTCCGTATTTAAACAGTAGGGAAATGAAGAAGTGATTAATGGTCTTTCTAGGGTTCAACTCAGAGTAGTTTCTCCATGAAATAAAAGTGGTAGAAGGTTAATCTTTCTTTTACCTCGTTCTCTTCCAGTTTGCGGAGCTAGTAATTTCTAAGACGATCGCTTTTATCGGCTCGCTGTTTTACTTTTAAAACATAGAACGTACGTTTCTGCTTGCTCAAGTGGATTCTTCATTGCTGAGAATGGGAACCAGTGATTCTCTAGGTGCTAGTTTCGTTCAAAGTAAAGAAGAAGTTGGAAGGTAGGTCGATGAAATATTACACTCCCTGACTCTATTCGCTCCTTGGTTTTCTTCTGTTCTGATAACAGGCATACCAGGATATCGATTGAGATAAAAAGTCTTTGGTAAAAAAGGAAAACTCTGAtgcaaaaaatataagaaatttatatatttctttttgagaaaataaaatctggagatcataaattaatattcaatttctaTGACTGATGAaatttatattgatatttttattttgaggtCGAGAGTTTTTGAAAGTTTCATCAATCTGTAACAAGTGTTTACATGTTTCTGGCAACTGTCTATTGAAGTTGCATTCAATCGCGTTGCATTTCAGTGTCATACAAAAATTCTTTTCGGTGGTATATCTCGTGAAATCCTGCGTTcgtatatttcaatgaaaatgttCAATACATTGATTGCGGTGAAGGATTTCACCTATTCGTGCTGATTTTTATACAACataggaataaaaaaatatcaattttattatatcattaatacacgaagaagaatttctttctttttatcttgtatataATACTACAggtataaatttctaaattaaatactTGGCAGAATGTAAGTCTgcgatatttcaatttcttcgtATCTCACGAGGTATTTGCAAGCATCTGGCTATTGTACGATCGCAGAGTGCAAATCGGTATCTATATCCTCGAAGTTGTGAGATTCTCAATGGACGACTCATTGCGCAAGGGGTATTTTCAAGTGGATCTCACGATCCCGTGACTGTTTGCCAACGAATCTCTAATTTATTCCCCGATTCGATGGACAAAGACAGCAAATCccgattttattttacaaaatcatgttaatttcatttaggaatgcagaaaaatatttaaatttaaaataatcacGAAGACATATTAAATGCACCTAATTAATTTCTACATCTAATATTCGCATTTTTTAGTTGCACTTCCATGCACTTTCTTTATTATTCACTCTTTTCatacatatttcaaatatcCTCGAAAATGTACATTTTGCAGTGCAAACTCGATGGAAATTGCGTAACTGGTGGTATACTTTTTTACATAGAAAATCATTGAAGTTAGTGTTATGAAAGAATATTCTATCAGCTTACAAAACATACTCACCTCGTGCTCTAGgttttgttaataatttcagaacGATGTTATCGTATGCAGTTTCCTCAGCAACGCCGGAGTCTTTCACGAGTTTCTCCTTGATCGCGATGCATATATCGTGTTTTCCTAATAATTCCTCGAGCTCTTCGAATGCctgtaataaaaagaattcgtttttttcaaaatacattAACGCGATTCGAATTCGAAATATAATTGCAGCTCGCATCGTCCCTTTATCGTTTCTTTTCTCGTCGGTTTTGTATCAGGCTCGCGTTAAGTGAGCTTCGAAATAAGAAGATAAAAGAGGGAAAGGAAAGTCTCCGCTTCGGGGAACACAATACGGCGCGAGCAGTAAGTAGAATGAGGAACCTTTAATGGAAAAATACGCGCTTAAACGCGATATCAAGGGAAGCCCGAGTCCCTTTGGAGGGATTGCAGTCTGAACAGCGGCGAAGAGAGAAAGGATGAAATCGAAGAATGTAGAATCGATCGAGCCCTTTATATCGGAATTCGTTCCTCGGGCGATGCCTTCGATTCTCCGCGAAACGAGATGATAGGAGAAAAAGGACAGCCTTTAATAAAAATCTCCTATCTTCGTCGATTTTGAATCGCAAATCAACcagggaaatattttaattccccTCCTAACAGACATGCGATCCCTGTTATTGATTTCCGTTTACGCTGAAAACTTTTACGGCGTGTcgaacaaaaaatttgaaaaattaagggttgaaagcaattttcaattttttataaaaaaatattttaccattTACGCGACATTCTTTATGAAATAATCTGATAAAAACACGGTACGAATAATGAAATACAACAGTTATATTTTCCTGGGAATTCAGTGTAAAATTCTGGCAGACAATGCCAGGAGCGAAAAGACAAAAATTATCCGAGGGTATCGCTAAGGATTCAAGGGAGTTATTAGAGCCAACTCTCGTCGTTCGCCATTCCGTCCGTAtcatttcacatttttcaaGTAGAAGTATTTCGCTCccgttcttttccttttctttctgtttttctgGCTATCTTCGTGAATTATCACGTGAGGAAAAAAACCGACTCGAAGAGAATGCAAGGTTCGACTCGTTCCTATGAAAGCTGCGAGGAAATCGCGAGATATTAATGtgaaataacattgttattgtaCAAACGTGACTTGTCAAAAGGTTTTTGCCGTAATCGTCGTTTCGACATTTTAACGACAAACGAGAGAACTCAGAGCGTTTCCCGTTTGTGTTCGGCGACGAAATGCGGCGTTAATTAGAAGAGGAAACGCAAGGAAGCGTAAAGAAATCTTCTTTCTTCTATCCACGAAAATGTTGCACTCTTAATGAACGTAGTTTTGCAAAAGAACGTCGACTTAATTTCCATGGAATTACCAGGTGGCTAAAACCGCGTTGAAAATTATGCATCTGGCAAGAAAACAGAAATGGTATTTGCCTTTTGATAAAAATACCtgggaaaattgaaaatggaaAAGCTGAAAGCAGTAAAGGTTTGTCATTTTATCTTCGGCATCTAATGGCTTTCATCTTTCAGCTTAGAGGCTGCAACACTTAACGAATACTTTAAATGTACATGCATTCTGAACTTCATTCTTAGAAATCGTAGTATCATTACGAGTTAATGCATCTACAGTTGTTGGCTAAAAATGTATTCAAAATGGTGCTTCTTAAGAAGTCATTTTCTGCTTTAGTCGCTGATAGAAACATTGTATGCATTTGTCGGTGATGTTATTTAAAATGCAGTCTTTCTTAAAATGTTCCTTGGAATCTATCAAGGTTCCTGTTACATTTATTGTAGTCCCAAATCTTCATTGGTAATCGATATGTATTGATTTGAAATTGAGATTGGTATCCATCGATTCTTAAGGGATTGATACTGATAAAAAATTCAGTGACAATAGGTTGACAAAAGGTTAATCAAGTTTCCTCTGTCGAATTTCCCCCTTTATTTATGTGTATCTGGGGTTGATT contains:
- the Glurb gene encoding metabotropic glutamate receptor B: MNQHFPKGRKSRSSKVTSTTSTSIELGSSDLKKDLEEWAPVSSNEDARNQSNLPNGPTLLESLDHPLEFLFRNQSKNLTEIIQDPEEISIDENVTFTTTEFGLLSTGNEQPSFGFDLNPLETNGEERANVEDGLYKVNNSSVEMEPLNQWPVKHSAVVEGDLVLGGLMMVHEREDTVTCGPVMPQGGVQALEAMLYTLDRLNDREIVPGVKIGAHILDDCDKDTYGLEMAVDFIKGSISNIDGAEYHCNKTAVRKVISGVVGAASSVTSIQVANLLRLFRIPQVSFFSTSPELSNKQRFEYFTRTIPSDHYQVKAMVDIVLIMGWSYVSIIYEESNYGIKAFEELEELLGKHDICIAIKEKLVKDSGVAEETAYDNIVLKLLTKPRARGCIIFGSDQEVAGVMRAVRRCNATGAFSWIGSDGWSARGLVSNGNEAEVEGTLSVQPQANPVKGFEEYFLNLTVENNRRNPWFVEFWEDHFQCRYPNASRTPYNQKYTKPCTTKERLTKQDTAFEDQLQFVSDAVMAFAYAFRDMHRDLCLGKPGLCDSMKPTKGTELLKYLRKVDFEGLSGDKFKFDKNGDGPARYNIIHFKQVQPGKYKWIRVGKYLEGELRLNMSDIQFKLGHPQPPESVCSLPCEVGQAKKYVEGERCCWHCFNCTQYQIRHPKDETQCIPCRQGTVPDETHSTCRDIPEEFLRPESGWAIGAMSFSAVGIMITMFVGGVFLKHNDTPVVRASGRELSYVLLSGILFCYLVTFALVLRPTDIVCCIQRFAAGFCFTVVYAALLTKTNRISRIFNASKHSAKRPSFISPRSQLIICSGLVFVQILINGVWMIIDPARAMHHYPTREDNLLVCNSYVDASYMIAFAYPIMLIVVCTVYAVLTRKIPEAFNESKHIGFTMYTTCVIWLAFVPLYFGTGNNVALRITSMSVTISLSASVTIACLFSPKLYIILIRPERNVRQSMMPARYSTTKSSAVTATNASSMIAPITLTAATCDQNKAVKKHIITTIDCSTQSEYYELEVKDQKNGKPPPTVVSRSTQTSGNNEESSAIVSSKDSNENTATTKQLNNNARIENGPVNQSDVPL